Genomic window (Temnothorax longispinosus isolate EJ_2023e chromosome 3, Tlon_JGU_v1, whole genome shotgun sequence):
CTATGACCTACCCAATCCTATGGTGTCAGGGTATgaaacgttaattaaatttattggaaaaaccCAAGTTATAGAAATTAACTAACGCTTTACCATCTTTCAGATACGGTAAATGTATCTGACGTATATAGATACGTTTACTGTCTAAATTCACATTGAGGATTTCATTACGGTAATCATACATAACGTTAATGGTAATCGTAAACCTTATTCTCTCGAAAATAACGTTGGACATTATCTGAATAGCGTTACAGTGAACAATGTATATGGACAGTTATGCCTTTCAACCGATAATGTAAATTTAGATGGTGAacgtatctatataatttagatACATTTACCATATCCGAAAGACGGTATTGCCGTTGCAAAAacttcttatatatatatatatacatatatatatatatatatatatatgtatatatatatatatataatgtttgatataaaatagtacAGTTCTTTTAAGGCAGTTTTTAGCGTTAATCTTGTTTGTTTAGTCTGTCAGCAGTCAGACAGAGCGTTGGTTATGCACATCCCTTGGAAGCTTCAGAGAGAAATGTAAGATTCATTGTGTATTCTATTAATATGGACAATTTTAAAACAGCAACGTGTAATTGCAATTATGTTTTAGTATCAAAAGAATCAAGATCGCATGAATATGATATTGCTCAGGAATACGCAAGGACTACACGCACCGTTGCGCATAGCGATGGAATTAAAAGCTACTGAGAAGATTGGAAGACTTCCATTTTTACCATCGTCTAATGTGATGCGAGATATTTTGCTTGGACAGGATCAAGATATAGGGTATTTATAGCCTATATCTTATTGATCATTATTGCAGATCAATCTGTATCCGacgatttttatttgtctatatattattgtttatagaTTTGAAGATATCTTTAATACGCCCGAATTCAGGGAACAAATGGGACAGCCACATGCAGTCGTAGAAAATCACCTCGGAGTATTGTAAAGTTGAAGGTTGCAAAAATTTGGTcgtgataaaaaatgaaaactttATATGGACTTAATAATAACTATtactaaattaattcttataagTTAAATGTATTACACTTTTTCTTTCTGGtggtattttaaaaataaatgtcgatAGTgaaaaaatgacacatttaaCATTCATATACCCGATAAagttaatattgatatatttagtTAACACAAGAGCATTAATTTTCTTCGTAAAAACTCAAGTACGTTATTAGGTTAATTCAAATCATTTAgctttattattgttattcgaAAACTGGGGTCGATAgtgtatcttgaaatgaggtgaaaattacaaaagtgaggaaattcactagCGTATCTACCATTTCAATTGTcgaaatctaataaaatctgttcacttttgtaattttcacctcgtttctCTCAAGATACATAATcgctgtatatatgtacagtcGAGCATTGTTATAAACAAGTACT
Coding sequences:
- the Pomp gene encoding proteasome maturation protein, whose amino-acid sequence is MSFGLPSIIPKPAVPEQFNVKSGTNYDLPNPMVSGLSAVRQSVGYAHPLEASERNYQKNQDRMNMILLRNTQGLHAPLRIAMELKATEKIGRLPFLPSSNVMRDILLGQDQDIGFEDIFNTPEFREQMGQPHAVVENHLGVL